The following proteins come from a genomic window of Myroides odoratus DSM 2801:
- a CDS encoding helix-turn-helix transcriptional regulator, producing the protein MYGPELVDQVKKNGFVWHAENWKHNNEFHQHHKAQLVFVESGYQYLHTTNNQFLLPQNHAAWIPSDLPHKTTSASESVSLRTLYFNTDGMPPFYDDLYLFSVPAVLREMIMYTEKWSLNMEYRQSEQTFLLAILEELPSFIQESIPLITPVPKSTNLLAVTAYIHQAYGKPIAIEDLAAKGFVSIRTLERQFKKETGISLAKYIQMVRMIKSLELLSEGNLNIGEIAFRVGYSSAQSYSNVFTKLLGKRPSEYFESGLK; encoded by the coding sequence ATGTATGGACCTGAATTAGTCGATCAAGTCAAAAAAAACGGATTTGTTTGGCATGCAGAAAATTGGAAACACAACAATGAATTTCACCAGCATCACAAAGCACAGCTTGTTTTTGTTGAGTCGGGTTATCAATACTTGCATACCACAAACAATCAATTCTTGTTACCCCAAAATCACGCTGCTTGGATTCCTTCGGATCTACCCCATAAAACCACGTCCGCTTCGGAATCTGTTTCGTTGCGAACGCTCTATTTTAATACCGATGGAATGCCTCCCTTTTACGATGATCTGTATTTATTTTCTGTTCCTGCCGTATTGCGCGAGATGATTATGTATACCGAGAAATGGTCGTTGAATATGGAATACCGTCAAAGTGAGCAAACGTTTTTGCTGGCTATTTTAGAAGAACTTCCTTCTTTTATACAAGAATCTATCCCTTTGATTACGCCAGTACCTAAATCGACTAATTTACTCGCTGTAACGGCTTATATCCATCAAGCCTACGGCAAACCAATTGCTATTGAAGATTTAGCGGCCAAAGGTTTTGTGAGCATCCGCACCTTAGAACGTCAATTTAAAAAAGAAACTGGTATTAGTTTAGCGAAATACATTCAAATGGTTCGCATGATTAAATCGCTAGAACTCCTGAGTGAAGGAAACCTCAACATTGGTGAGATTGCCTTTCGCGTTGGGTATAGTAGTGCCCAATCTTATAGCAATGTTTTTACCAAATTATTAGGTAAACGCCCAAGTGAATATTTTGAATCAGGGCTGAAATAA
- a CDS encoding dipeptidyl-peptidase 3 family protein: protein MKLNTMACIVLASAMALSCGKNKEKEGEQTVGAVENFEYSVDQFADIEVLRYQIPGWEDLTLKEKELVYYLSQAGYAGRDIIWDQNYKHNLAIRQALESIYVNYAGDKETEDWKNFVVYVKRVWFSNGIHHHYSNDKIKPAFTEAYFNTLLEATKTNLDAGIVAILFNDVDNKKVNLDLAKGLVEGSAVNFYGDGITEAEVEAFYNAMKSPDPLRPLSTGLNSKVVKENGKLVEKVWKSGGMYGQAIDKIIYWLEKAVTVAENQKQADALKLLIKYYQTGDLKTWDDYNVAWVGATDGNIDYNNGFIEVYNDPLGHKASYESVVQIKDFDMSKKMEVLSKEAQWFEDNSPLMPEHKKKNVTGVTYKTVIVASESGDSSPSTPIGVNLPNADWIRAEHGSKSISLGNIIDSYNHAGGSGKLKEFAHDEEEVKLEEQYGELADKLHTALHEVIGHASGQINPGIGQPKETLKSYASTLEEGRADLVGLFYLYNPKLQEIGLVDDWKAVGMAAYDGYIRNGLMTQLVRLEPGADIEEAHMRNRQWVSAWVFEKGKKDNVIEKVVRDGKTYFNITDYDKLHALFGELLKETQRIKSEGDYNAAKQLVENYGVKVDQAIHKEVLERNAKYNSAPYRGFVNPYIVPVTNDKGEVTDYVIKQPKTFEEQMLYYAKEYNFLPAVN, encoded by the coding sequence ATGAAATTAAACACAATGGCATGTATTGTATTGGCTTCGGCAATGGCATTATCATGTGGAAAAAACAAAGAGAAAGAAGGAGAACAAACGGTGGGAGCAGTTGAAAATTTTGAATATAGTGTAGATCAATTTGCTGATATTGAAGTATTGAGATATCAAATTCCTGGTTGGGAAGATTTGACATTAAAAGAAAAAGAATTGGTGTACTATTTGAGTCAAGCAGGATATGCTGGACGCGATATTATTTGGGACCAAAACTACAAACACAACTTAGCAATCCGTCAAGCACTAGAAAGCATTTATGTAAACTATGCGGGAGATAAAGAAACAGAAGACTGGAAAAACTTTGTAGTCTATGTAAAAAGAGTGTGGTTCTCTAATGGTATTCACCACCATTATTCTAATGATAAAATCAAGCCCGCTTTTACAGAAGCGTATTTCAATACATTGTTAGAAGCAACTAAAACAAACTTAGATGCAGGTATTGTGGCTATTTTATTCAATGATGTTGACAATAAAAAAGTAAACTTAGACTTGGCTAAAGGCTTAGTAGAAGGATCAGCTGTTAACTTCTATGGAGATGGAATTACAGAAGCAGAAGTAGAAGCTTTTTACAATGCAATGAAAAGTCCAGATCCTTTACGTCCACTTTCAACAGGATTAAACTCGAAAGTTGTAAAAGAAAACGGAAAACTAGTTGAAAAAGTTTGGAAAAGCGGTGGAATGTACGGTCAAGCGATTGACAAAATCATTTACTGGTTAGAAAAAGCAGTAACGGTTGCTGAAAACCAAAAACAAGCAGATGCATTAAAATTATTAATCAAATACTACCAAACAGGTGACTTAAAAACATGGGACGATTACAACGTTGCATGGGTTGGAGCAACAGATGGAAATATTGATTATAACAATGGATTTATTGAAGTATACAACGATCCATTAGGACACAAAGCTTCGTATGAAAGTGTAGTGCAAATCAAAGACTTCGATATGTCTAAGAAAATGGAAGTTTTATCTAAAGAAGCACAATGGTTTGAGGATAATTCTCCATTAATGCCAGAACACAAAAAGAAAAATGTGACTGGAGTGACGTATAAAACGGTAATCGTAGCTTCAGAATCTGGAGATTCATCACCTTCTACGCCAATTGGAGTGAACTTGCCAAACGCAGATTGGATTAGAGCAGAACACGGTTCTAAATCAATCTCTTTAGGAAATATCATCGACTCATACAACCACGCAGGTGGATCAGGTAAATTAAAAGAGTTTGCCCATGATGAGGAAGAAGTAAAACTAGAAGAACAATACGGAGAGTTAGCTGATAAATTACATACGGCTTTACACGAAGTAATCGGACATGCTTCAGGGCAAATTAACCCAGGTATTGGTCAACCAAAAGAAACACTAAAAAGTTATGCTTCTACTTTAGAAGAAGGACGTGCTGACTTAGTAGGGTTATTCTATTTATACAATCCTAAATTACAAGAAATAGGATTAGTAGACGATTGGAAAGCTGTGGGAATGGCTGCTTATGATGGGTATATCCGCAATGGATTAATGACGCAATTGGTGCGTTTAGAGCCAGGAGCTGACATCGAAGAAGCACACATGAGAAACCGCCAATGGGTGAGTGCATGGGTTTTCGAAAAAGGAAAGAAAGACAATGTAATTGAAAAAGTAGTTCGCGACGGAAAAACGTATTTCAATATTACGGATTATGATAAACTACACGCTTTATTCGGTGAATTACTAAAAGAAACGCAACGCATCAAATCTGAAGGAGATTACAATGCTGCGAAACAATTAGTAGAAAACTATGGGGTGAAAGTGGATCAAGCGATTCATAAAGAAGTATTAGAGCGCAATGCAAAATATAATTCAGCTCCATATAGAGGGTTTGTAAACCCTTATATTGTACCTGTTACAAATGATAAAGGAGAAGTTACAGATTACGTAATTAAACAACCTAAAACGTTTGAAGAGCAAATGTTATACTACGCAAAAGAATACAATTTCTTACCTGCAGTAAACTAA
- a CDS encoding DUF1572 family protein, whose protein sequence is MTIQEVQGIRKQFEYYRTLADKTILLLSQEELNWQYNEESNSIAMLMRHITGNLASRFTNFFTEDGEKEWRDRDGEFATGVYNRHELITNWDKSWTILFTVLDSITAENVEAVVKIRNQDHTVGEALYRQLAHYPYHIGQIVFIGKLIKNEAWQSLSIPRNKSKDYNQEKFNNPNADTHFTDDYLKK, encoded by the coding sequence ATGACTATACAAGAAGTACAAGGCATTCGCAAACAATTTGAGTATTATCGTACGTTAGCCGACAAAACGATATTACTCCTTTCTCAAGAAGAATTGAATTGGCAATACAATGAAGAAAGTAATTCTATTGCTATGTTGATGCGTCATATAACTGGAAATTTAGCTTCTCGTTTTACAAATTTTTTCACAGAAGATGGGGAAAAAGAATGGAGAGATCGCGATGGTGAATTTGCAACAGGCGTTTATAATAGACATGAGTTAATCACGAATTGGGATAAAAGCTGGACCATTTTGTTTACCGTTTTAGATTCGATTACTGCAGAAAATGTAGAAGCAGTGGTGAAAATTAGAAACCAAGACCATACCGTTGGAGAAGCGTTATATCGTCAACTGGCTCATTATCCTTATCATATTGGTCAAATTGTATTTATTGGCAAACTCATCAAAAATGAAGCTTGGCAATCCTTGTCTATTCCCCGAAATAAATCCAAAGATTACAACCAAGAAAAATTTAATAATCCAAATGCTGACACGCATTTTACTGATGATTATTTAAAAAAATAG
- a CDS encoding GNAT family N-acetyltransferase: MILLELERTFFRLLNSADKEALFEVYSDKDAMQYRTTPPFETRDEIDTYLEQVEQENLSGKKFRCAFVHTETNQFMGTAVYTLLDATSAEIGFSIGRAFWKGGYGTEGTWGLIELIKQREPQIQRIVGIAQTANEKSVRMMERMNFTFVKEEGNKSYFEYLL; this comes from the coding sequence ATGATACTACTAGAACTAGAGCGAACATTTTTTCGCCTATTAAACTCAGCAGATAAAGAGGCTTTATTTGAGGTATACTCTGATAAAGATGCCATGCAATATAGAACAACTCCTCCCTTTGAAACGCGAGATGAAATTGATACCTACTTAGAACAAGTCGAACAAGAAAATCTGAGCGGAAAAAAATTTCGTTGTGCCTTTGTACACACCGAAACCAATCAATTCATGGGAACTGCTGTTTATACCCTACTTGATGCAACCTCAGCAGAAATTGGTTTTTCCATTGGTCGAGCGTTTTGGAAGGGAGGATATGGAACAGAAGGAACCTGGGGATTAATCGAGCTTATTAAACAAAGAGAACCTCAGATTCAACGAATCGTAGGGATTGCTCAAACAGCCAATGAAAAATCAGTCCGCATGATGGAACGCATGAATTTCACTTTTGTCAAAGAAGAGGGAAATAAGAGTTATTTTGAATATTTGCTTTAA
- a CDS encoding CynX/NimT family MFS transporter, protein MSNSIDKEIEKVSKTKEILMLLGVIFIASNLRAPLTSVGPVIGEISKSLALSNTTAGLVTTIPLMAFAFLSGIVPKFSRKYGMELVLLISLVLLSIGLFIRPLGNIVSLFLGAALVGTAITVGNVLMPAFIKNNFPHKVGSMMGIYSVAMNLTAALAAGFSISLGSYTTMGWKGSIGIWLVLSLVTIFVWIPQVKKKKVDPIKGNFAVEEQTVNLYKSGLAWAVTVFMGVQSLLFYCLAAWLPKVMQTWGMSVEDSGWILSYVQFAQLPMTFIGAIIASKMNNQKLLALVVGVLFMVGISGILIFRTEYIILWCVLIGLASGLAFSLSMLLFVLRTRSTVQSAELSGMAQSFGYLIAACGPPIFGALFDLSKDWMYSLLFLLIMSATLLISGIIAGRDTWVK, encoded by the coding sequence ATGAGTAATTCAATTGATAAAGAGATCGAAAAAGTTTCAAAAACGAAAGAAATCTTGATGCTGCTAGGGGTTATATTTATTGCGTCTAATCTTCGTGCTCCGCTAACTTCTGTAGGGCCTGTTATTGGTGAAATAAGTAAATCCCTAGCTTTGTCTAATACCACAGCTGGTTTAGTAACTACTATTCCCTTGATGGCTTTTGCTTTTTTATCGGGTATTGTTCCTAAGTTTTCTCGAAAATACGGAATGGAATTGGTTCTGCTAATTTCTTTAGTGTTGTTGAGCATTGGTTTGTTTATTCGCCCGTTAGGAAATATTGTTTCTCTTTTTTTAGGTGCTGCTTTAGTTGGAACTGCTATTACAGTAGGAAATGTGCTAATGCCTGCTTTTATTAAAAATAATTTTCCTCATAAAGTAGGAAGCATGATGGGAATTTATTCCGTTGCCATGAATCTAACAGCAGCTTTAGCCGCTGGATTTAGTATCAGTTTAGGATCGTATACCACAATGGGATGGAAAGGATCCATCGGTATTTGGTTGGTTCTTTCTTTGGTGACGATTTTTGTATGGATTCCACAAGTCAAGAAAAAGAAAGTAGACCCAATCAAAGGAAATTTTGCAGTTGAAGAGCAAACAGTGAATCTATATAAATCAGGATTGGCTTGGGCTGTTACAGTGTTTATGGGAGTACAATCACTCTTGTTTTACTGTTTAGCTGCCTGGTTACCGAAAGTGATGCAAACTTGGGGAATGTCGGTAGAGGATTCAGGATGGATTTTATCTTATGTACAATTTGCCCAATTACCCATGACGTTTATTGGAGCGATTATCGCAAGTAAAATGAACAATCAAAAACTGTTAGCGCTTGTCGTTGGGGTGTTGTTTATGGTGGGAATTAGCGGAATTTTAATCTTCCGTACAGAATATATCATCTTGTGGTGTGTCCTGATAGGATTAGCGAGCGGTTTAGCCTTTAGCTTGTCGATGTTGCTCTTTGTTTTGCGTACTAGAAGTACAGTACAGTCGGCAGAATTATCGGGAATGGCACAATCTTTCGGTTATCTAATTGCTGCTTGTGGACCTCCTATTTTTGGCGCATTATTTGACTTATCTAAAGACTGGATGTATTCGCTGCTGTTTTTGTTAATCATGTCAGCTACACTTCTAATTTCTGGTATTATTGCCGGAAGAGATACCTGGGTGAAATAA